In a genomic window of Microbacterium amylolyticum:
- the radA gene encoding DNA repair protein RadA: MAKRPAAPAYICSECGWTTAKWVGRCGECQQWGTVAENVPQQGLGNRSVQSLAPSSAARPITQIDTADAPRRPSGVGEFDRVLGGGVVPGAAILLSGEPGVGKSTLLLEVAARAAMEGRRVLYVSAEESVAQVRLRAERTGAMHDQLFLAAESDLATVLGHLDSVQPELVIVDSVQTVASSQQDGAAGMPGQVREVASTLIRVAKERALPIIIVGHVTKDGSVAGPRVLEHLVDVVCHFEGDRQTSLRFVRALKNRFGPTDEVGCFEMAGDGIREVPDPSGLFLSHGQPTAGTCVAISLEGRRALPVEVQALTVFNPAPNPRRVVSGVDSARVAMVLAVLDRRANIRTGNVDVYVSTVGGVRFTEPAADLAIALAVAGSIKDFTLPRELAAAGELSLAGEVRPVTQAKQRRAEAERLGYKRVIDDRARTLVEALEQVQGAAREQQPTADLASIPEF; this comes from the coding sequence ATGGCAAAACGACCCGCGGCTCCCGCATACATCTGCTCCGAATGCGGGTGGACAACGGCCAAGTGGGTCGGACGCTGCGGCGAATGCCAGCAGTGGGGAACGGTGGCCGAGAACGTCCCTCAGCAGGGGCTCGGCAACCGTTCCGTTCAGTCGCTCGCGCCGTCCTCCGCGGCCCGGCCGATCACGCAGATCGACACGGCTGACGCGCCCCGCCGCCCCAGCGGGGTCGGAGAGTTCGACCGCGTTCTTGGCGGCGGTGTTGTGCCCGGCGCGGCCATTCTCCTGTCGGGAGAACCCGGGGTCGGCAAGTCCACCCTCCTGCTCGAGGTCGCGGCACGCGCGGCAATGGAGGGGCGCCGCGTTCTGTACGTCAGTGCAGAAGAATCGGTCGCCCAGGTGCGGTTGCGTGCCGAGCGCACGGGGGCCATGCACGATCAGCTCTTCCTCGCGGCGGAATCCGATTTGGCCACCGTTCTGGGCCACCTCGACAGCGTTCAGCCCGAGCTGGTCATCGTCGACTCCGTGCAGACGGTGGCGTCCAGTCAGCAAGATGGCGCGGCCGGAATGCCCGGACAGGTGCGCGAGGTCGCGTCTACGCTCATTCGCGTGGCTAAAGAGCGTGCGCTGCCGATCATCATCGTCGGCCACGTCACAAAAGACGGCAGCGTCGCGGGTCCGCGGGTTCTCGAACACCTGGTCGATGTGGTGTGTCACTTCGAGGGAGATCGTCAAACGTCCCTGCGCTTTGTGCGTGCGCTCAAGAACCGCTTCGGACCCACCGACGAAGTCGGATGTTTTGAGATGGCGGGCGATGGCATCCGCGAGGTCCCCGACCCGTCCGGGCTGTTCCTCTCGCACGGCCAGCCCACCGCGGGAACATGTGTGGCGATTTCGCTCGAGGGGCGCCGGGCGCTGCCGGTAGAGGTGCAGGCGCTCACCGTCTTCAACCCCGCCCCCAACCCGCGCCGCGTTGTCTCCGGCGTCGACTCCGCGCGCGTAGCGATGGTGCTGGCCGTCCTCGATCGCCGTGCCAACATCCGCACCGGCAACGTCGACGTGTACGTCTCCACGGTTGGTGGTGTGCGGTTCACCGAGCCCGCCGCCGATCTGGCGATCGCCCTGGCGGTTGCCGGATCGATTAAGGACTTCACGCTGCCGCGAGAACTCGCCGCGGCGGGTGAGCTGTCGCTCGCTGGGGAGGTGCGGCCGGTCACACAGGCCAAGCAGCGCCGCGCCGAGGCCGAGCGTCTGGGCTACAAGCGTGTGATCGATGATCGTGCCCGCACGCTGGTGGAAGCGCTCGAACAGGTGCAGGGCGCAGCGCGCGAGCAGCAACCCACCGCCGATCTCGCGTCGATTCCCGAGTTCTAA
- a CDS encoding dehydrogenase, with protein MGSKRKKQQQIDPKEFRSEALAQALEKQDIAAVALALRNGNTVVPLIKPGPRDNPLDGGEVWTYRDQNTGEIALLLFSDARNKPKNLPPGVGLYSPAWLTTFLTQYRDTITTVFLDIAGPHPMQASPGDLLEALEA; from the coding sequence ATGGGTAGCAAGCGCAAGAAGCAGCAGCAGATCGACCCGAAGGAATTCCGGTCCGAAGCGCTCGCACAGGCGCTGGAGAAGCAGGACATCGCGGCGGTGGCCCTCGCCCTCCGCAACGGGAACACCGTCGTGCCGCTGATCAAGCCCGGCCCCCGGGACAATCCGCTCGACGGCGGCGAGGTCTGGACATATCGCGATCAGAACACGGGGGAGATCGCGCTGCTGCTGTTCAGCGATGCGCGAAACAAACCGAAGAACCTCCCGCCGGGCGTTGGCCTCTATTCGCCGGCGTGGTTGACGACCTTTCTGACGCAGTACCGCGACACGATCACCACCGTTTTCCTCGATATCGCCGGGCCTCACCCGATGCAGGCATCACCCGGCGATCTGCTCGAGGCGCTCGAGGCGTAG